The proteins below are encoded in one region of Ammospiza caudacuta isolate bAmmCau1 chromosome 33, bAmmCau1.pri, whole genome shotgun sequence:
- the LOC131570268 gene encoding uncharacterized protein LOC131570268, with the protein MSQQNQKLLKALVSVVATLGKVAATVTGSHRDVRQRVSPKFLPAALRRFTQSLRETLDHGDVASMGHRGVPSLGQALAALWATPGTNWADVRAAAKAWQELVAALRERWDRLQEEADELRKTCWDATPSWAKHLWLKATFRERGQPGDSLEATPWWLPVTLDRVEGASAGATHDAQVAAATSEEEEATREAMDEAVVATSRARAATWRGHWAVVALAPLKRLVDACDKAMEFTWDMQTQLEEIEDTLKWPEQMSPNILEALVADVAEFERLWEGSARLASHHLLPTLWDIHNLLLSPYAGPGGPGGPGGPGSRAVAKRCQKAIKDIPRLLQRQ; encoded by the exons ATGAGCCAGCAGAACCAGAAG ttgCTGAAGGCGCTGGTGTCCGTGGTGGCCACCCTGGGCAAGGTGGCGGCCACCGTGACCGGGTCACACAGGGACGTGCGGCAGCGCGTGTCGCCAAAGTTCCTGCCCGCGGCCCTGAGGAGATTCACCCAGAGCCTCCGTGAGACCCTGGACCACGGCGATGTTGCCTCCATGGGCCACCgtggtgtcccctccctgggccaGGCCCTGGCCGCCCTCTGGGCCACCCCTGGGACCAACTGGGCCGATGTGAGAGCCGCGGCCAAGGCCTGGCAGGAGTTGGTGGCCGCGCTCAGGGAGAGATGGGACCggctgcaggaggaggcagatgAGCTGCGCAAGACCTGCTGGGACGCGACCCCCTCCTGGGCCAAGCACCTGTGGTTAAAGGCCACCTTCAGGGAGAGGGGACaacctggggacagcctggaggCCACACCCTGGTGGCTGCCGGTGACCCTGGACAGGGTCGAGGGGGCCTCGGCAGGGGCCACGCACGATGCTCAGGTGGCAGCGGCCAccagtgaggaagaggaagctACCAGAGAGGCCATGGATGAGGCCGTGGTGGCCACCAGCCGGGCGAGGGCGGCCACCTGGAGGGGACATTGGGCAGTGGTGGCCCTGGCGCCGCTGAAGCGTTTGGTGGACGCATGTGACAAAGCCATGGAGTTCACCTGGGACATGCAGACCCAGCTCGAGGAGATTGAGGACACCCTGAAGTGGCCAGAGCAGATGTCCCCCAATATCCTTGAGGCCTTGGTGGCCGACGTGGCTGAGTTTGAGCGTCTGTGGGAGGGCAGCGCCCGCCTGGCCTCACATCACCTGCTGCCGACACTGTGGGATATCCACAACCTCCTCTTGAGTCCCTATGCTGGCCCAGGTGGCCCCGGTGGCCCGGGTGGCCCCGGCAGCCGCGCAGTGGCCAAGCGGTGCCAAAAAGCCATCAAGGACATCCCgaggctgctgcagagacagTGA